The DNA window TACCACTACCCAAGGACGAACAATGAGTGACAACACCCACGGCGGCAGCACCATCCTGCCCGCCTACTACGGAGAATTCGGCGGGCAATTCGTCGCGGAGTCGCTACTGCCCGCCCTCGACCAGCTGGAGCGCGCGTTTGTCGACGCCTTCGAGGACGAGGAGTTCATGACCGAGTACCGCAGCCTCCTGCGCGATTATCTCGGCCGCCCCACACCGCTCACCGAGTGCCGGAACCTGCCGCTTGATAGCGCCAACGCGCGCATCTTCCTCAAACGCGAGGACCTCGTCCACGGCGGCGCCCACAAGACGAACCAGGTCATCGGCCAGGCGCTGCTGGCAAAGAAGATGGGCAAGACCCGCATCATCGCCGAGACCGGCGCGGGACAGCACGGCACAGCCACAGCGCTCGCCTGCGCGCTGCTAGACCTCGAGTGCGTGATCTACATGGGCAAGGTCGACATGACGCGTCAGGAGCCGAACGTCTACCGCATGCGGCTGATGGGCGCGGAAGTCATCGGCGTGGACTCCGGCGCGGGCACGCTGAAAGACGCGGTGAACGAGGCGCTACGCGACTGGACTGCCACTTTCCACACCTCCCACTACCTGCTCGGCACCGCCGCCGGCCCCCACCCGTTCCCGAAGATCGTGAAGGAATTCCACCGGGTCATCTCGACGGAGGCGAAGCAGCAGATGCTGGAGCGCACCGGCGCGCTGCCCGATGTGGTGTGCGCGTGCGTCGGCGGCGGCTCCAACGCGATCGGCATGTTCGCCGACTTTATTGACGAGGACGGCGTCGAACTTATCGGTGCCGAGCCCGGGGGAGAGGGCTTCGGTGTGGGCAAGCACGGCGCGGCGATCAACGCGGGCACCGTCGGGATCCTGCACGGCACTCGCTCGTACCTCATGCGCAACCCGGACGGGCAGGTGGAAGAGTCCTATTCCATCTCCGCCGGGCTGGACTACCCGGCCGTCGGTCCGGAGCACGCGCACCTGGCCAAGTCCGGCCGCGCCTCTTACGTGGCAGTCACTGATGAGGAGGCTCTGCGCGCCTTCCAGCTCCTGTCTCGCTACGAGGGCATCATCCCCGCACTCGAGTCCTCGCACGCGCTGGCGTATGCGCTCAAGCGTGCGGCCGAGCACCCCAAGGACGCCGAGCCATTGCGCATCCTGGTGTCGCTCTCCGGTCGCGGCGACAAGGACGTCGCCCACGTGCGGGCCACGCTCGACGAACACCCCGACTGGGTCATCGAGCGCAGCCACGCAGCCCCCACCAACAATAAGGAGACGAACTAGCATGAGCGCCCCCAAATCCTCACGCTACGAGAAGGCCTTCGCCGCGCTTGCGGAGAAAGGCGAGGGCGCGTTCGTGCCCTTCATCATGCTGTCGGACCCCAGCCCAGAGGTCGCGCTGGAGATCATCGACACGGTTGTGAAGGCTGGCGCCGACGCGCTCGAGCTCGGCGTGCCTTTCTCGGATCCGGTTGCCGACGGCCCCGCGATCCAGGCCGCGCACGTCCGCGCGCTCGACGGTGGCGCGACCGTCGACCAGGCGCTCGAGCAGGTCCGCACGATCCGCAAGCGCTACCCGGACCTGCCGATCGGCATGCTGATCTACGCGAACGTGGCCTACGTGCGTGGTCTCGACGAGTTCTACGCCGCCTTCCACGACGCCGGCGCAGACAGCGTGCTGCTTCCCGACGTCCCGGTGCGCGAGTCCGCTCCGTTCAGCGCGGCCGCGGTCGAGGCCGGCATCGACCCGATCTACATCGCCCCGGCCAAGGCCTCGCCGACAACGCTCGAGGGAGTGGCGGCGCAATCCCGCGGCTACATTTACGCCATCTCGCGCGACGGTGTCACGGGTGCGGACAAGGCGGCGTCGGTAGACGGGCTCCGCGAGGTCGTGGACAACGTACGCTCCTACGGCGGCGCTCCAGTGCTGCTTGGCTTCGGTATTTCCACCCCGCAACACGTGGCCGACGCGATCGCGGCTGGTGCCACCGGAGCGATCACGGGCTCGGCAATTGCCAACATCATTGCCAAGTACACGGAGCACACGCATCCCAACCCCGCGTGCATCACCGATATGGAGGCGCTGAAAGCGGAGCTGGGCTCCTACGTTCGGTCGATGAAACAGGCTACGATCAAGGCATGACTTGTTCACGACGCCTATTCCTCCTCGGTACCGCCACGACCTTCGCCGGTGCCTTCCTCGCTGCCTGCGGCGAGCCGCCCAGCGAGGAGGTGGCCAAGACCGCCGTGCCCGTCGGTAGCGCGGTGATTTTGGACCGCTTCATCATCGCCCAGCCGAACCCCGGTGAGTACGTCGCTTACTCAGCGGTTTGCCCGCACCAGCAGCAGAAGATCACCGTGGTCGACGGCGAGAACGTCCGCTGCACGGCGCACGGCTCGGTGTTCAATACCGCGAGCGGTGAGGTCGTCTCCGGCCCTTCGCTCAACCCGCTGACTACCGCCGCGCTGGAGGAGACCGGCGACCAGCTCGTCGTGTCCAACCCGGAGGGCTAACACGCGCGAGCTCACACTCCAAAGAAGAAGCCCCAACAATGCAACACCGTTGGGGCTTTTTGCTTGCGCATCTACGCGCGCAGCCGCACGATCACCTACGCGCGCCGCTGCACACCCTTCCACCCGCGGAAGTAGGACTCCGGCCACGGCAGCTCGTCTTCGGTCGCGCCGAGTTCCTCGAGCGCGTCGATCGCCCACTCGGCGTTGCGCAGCGCGGCCCGGCCGATCAGGACCGCGTCGGCCGCACCCGAGTCAAGCACTTCCTGGGCCTGGGTGGCAGAGAGGAGCAAACCGACGGCGGCGGTGGGCAGCCCGCCGGCCTCACGCACGCGGCGAGCGAAGTCGACCTGGTAACCGAGACCGACGGGGATGTCGGCGCTGACGTTGCCTCCGGTGGAAACGTCGATGAGATCCACGCCCGCCTCGCGAAGCAGGGGAGCCAGCCGCTCGGAGTCCTCGGTACGCCAGCCTTCAGGCTCGACCCAGTCGGTGGCCGAGAGGCGAACCAGAAGCGGCATGCCTTCGGGGATTGCGGCGCGGACGGCCTCGACCACCTCGAGCAGCAAGCGCGTACGGCCTGCAAAGTCGCCACCGTACTCGTCCTCGCGCTGGTTGGACATGGGGGAGAGGAACTGGTGGAGGAGGTAGCCGTGCGCACCATGGATCTCCACACAGTCGAACCCGGCGTCGACCGCGTCCCGCGCGGCGTCGGCAAACTGCCCCGGCACAGCGCGCACCTCTTCGAGCGTCATGGCGCGCGGTGCGGCCTGACGGTCAGCGGCGATGGCACTCGGGCCGACGGTTTCCCAGCCGCCCACCGCGACGGGGATCGTGCCGCGCCCCGAATTGTCAGGCAGCATCGGGTAGGTCGAGGCTTTGCGCCCCGCGTGGTTCAGTTGGATGCCCATCGCCGCGCCCATCTGGTGCGCAAACTCCACGATCGGTGCCCACCCGCGAGCGTGCTCCGCACTCCAGATCCCGGTGCAGAACGGGGAGATCCGACCCTCAGGCACAACGCCAGACGCTTCGGCGATAATCAGGCCGAAGCCGCCGGCGGCCCGCGCTCCATAGTGTACCGCGTGCCACATCCCGGGCATCCCGTCGCGATTGCGCGCCTGATATTGGCACATCGGCGGCAGCCAGATGCGGTTGCGGATCTTGAGGTCTCTCAGTTGGATTTGCTCGCCTAAGTTCATGCCAACCAGCCTAGACTGCAACCATGCCTTCTTTCCTGAAACGATTAGATCCGCTGGTTGCGGGCATCATCGTCGCAGCAATACTCGCCTTCATCGTCCCCGCCCGCGGCAGCTTCGCCGACGGCTTCGCGGTGGCGGTCAAGCTCGCGATCGCCTTGCTCTTCTTCCTCTACGGCGCGCGCCTGTCCACCCGCGAAGCATTGCACGGCCTGACCCACTGGCGCCTGCATGCCTCGATCCTCTGTTGCACCTTCCTGATCTACCCGCTGATCGGCCTCGCCCTGCGCCCGCTCACCGCCGTCATCTCGACGGAGCTCTACCAGGGCATCCTGTACATGACGCTCGTGCCGTCGACGGTCCAATCCTCGGTCGCGCTCACGGGCATCGCGCGCGGCAACATCAGCGGCGCGGTCGTCGCGGCGAGCCTCTCCTCGCTCGTGGGGGTCGTCGCCACCCCGGTGCTCGTCATGTTGCTCATGGGTTCAGGGGAGGGCTTGCTTATCGACGCCTCCGTGTTCCTCAACATCGCCATCCAACTCCTCCTGCCTTTCCTCTTGGGACAGATCGCGCACAACCTCTCGGCCCGCGCCCGCGTGGTGGCCAAGTCCAAGGCGACGAAGATTGTGGACCGCGGTTCGATCTGGATGGTGGTCTACTCCGCCTTCTCCACGGGCGTCGTTGCCGGCGTGTGGGAGGAGCTGCCGCTGTGGGAGATCCTCTTCCTCATCGTCTTCTCCGCTGCGCTCGTTCTCGTGATGCTCTGGTTGACGCGCGTGGTGCCGAGCACGCTTGGGTTCAACCGCGCGGACACGGTGGCGATCCAGCAGTGCGGCACACAGAAGTCGCTTGCGACCGGTTTGCCGATGGCGTCGGTCATGTTCGGTGGCGCGACGCTCGGTGCGCTCATCATTCCGTTGATGGTCTACCACATGGTGCAGCTCATGGTCTGCTCTACGTACGTCTCGCGCTACGCTGGTGAAGATTACAGCGACGCAAAGTAAGAAGGAGACGTTTCACGTGAAACATTACGTGCGCATCCACTACCAGGTGCCGGAGCTCGGCGGGGAGCTCCTCAACATCGCGGAGTTGGAAGAAATCAATAGCGAACGCTGCACGATGGTCCGCATGATTGAGCTAGACCCAGAGGAGACGATTACGGGCGTGTTTGTCGACGGCCGCGTGATCGGCCAGGCGAACGAACCAATGCCCGCCGTGCCGCACCCGGACTCTTACGACGCCATCGAAGGCATTACTGCCGTGAAACTCACTCGCATGGAGTTTGAGGGCCTGTGGGGAGAAGCGAAGGTCAAGTTCCCCGAGATCGGGTAGCGGCCAGCAATGACAAGACTGAGGGCCCCTGCGAGGAAATCTCGCAGGGGCCCTCAGTGCGTCTTGCCGTAATTCTTCGGCCCTTTAGGCTTAGGGCGCTATGCGGGTCCTAAGCGCGGATGAAGGACTTAGAACGGGAGCTTGATGTTGCCCAGGCCCGGGATTGCGCCGCCGCCAGCAACGACAGCGAGGATGCCGAGCACGAGAGCGCCGATGCCGGTGCCGAGCAGAATGTTCGCGGTCTTGCCCGGCTCCCAGCCGTTGGAAGCGTCGCTCTTGATGGAGGACAGCAGTGCGGAGCTGACGTCCTCGTCCTCCTTGCCCTCCTTCGGCTTGGCGAGGCCGGTGGCCTTGCCCTTGTTCTCCTTGTAGTACTTCTGCGCATCCTCGTCAGAGATGTCG is part of the Corynebacterium imitans genome and encodes:
- the trpA gene encoding tryptophan synthase subunit alpha; translation: MSAPKSSRYEKAFAALAEKGEGAFVPFIMLSDPSPEVALEIIDTVVKAGADALELGVPFSDPVADGPAIQAAHVRALDGGATVDQALEQVRTIRKRYPDLPIGMLIYANVAYVRGLDEFYAAFHDAGADSVLLPDVPVRESAPFSAAAVEAGIDPIYIAPAKASPTTLEGVAAQSRGYIYAISRDGVTGADKAASVDGLREVVDNVRSYGGAPVLLGFGISTPQHVADAIAAGATGAITGSAIANIIAKYTEHTHPNPACITDMEALKAELGSYVRSMKQATIKA
- the trpB gene encoding tryptophan synthase subunit beta, which codes for MSDNTHGGSTILPAYYGEFGGQFVAESLLPALDQLERAFVDAFEDEEFMTEYRSLLRDYLGRPTPLTECRNLPLDSANARIFLKREDLVHGGAHKTNQVIGQALLAKKMGKTRIIAETGAGQHGTATALACALLDLECVIYMGKVDMTRQEPNVYRMRLMGAEVIGVDSGAGTLKDAVNEALRDWTATFHTSHYLLGTAAGPHPFPKIVKEFHRVISTEAKQQMLERTGALPDVVCACVGGGSNAIGMFADFIDEDGVELIGAEPGGEGFGVGKHGAAINAGTVGILHGTRSYLMRNPDGQVEESYSISAGLDYPAVGPEHAHLAKSGRASYVAVTDEEALRAFQLLSRYEGIIPALESSHALAYALKRAAEHPKDAEPLRILVSLSGRGDKDVAHVRATLDEHPDWVIERSHAAPTNNKETN
- a CDS encoding bile acid:sodium symporter family protein, which gives rise to MPSFLKRLDPLVAGIIVAAILAFIVPARGSFADGFAVAVKLAIALLFFLYGARLSTREALHGLTHWRLHASILCCTFLIYPLIGLALRPLTAVISTELYQGILYMTLVPSTVQSSVALTGIARGNISGAVVAASLSSLVGVVATPVLVMLLMGSGEGLLIDASVFLNIAIQLLLPFLLGQIAHNLSARARVVAKSKATKIVDRGSIWMVVYSAFSTGVVAGVWEELPLWEILFLIVFSAALVLVMLWLTRVVPSTLGFNRADTVAIQQCGTQKSLATGLPMASVMFGGATLGALIIPLMVYHMVQLMVCSTYVSRYAGEDYSDAK
- a CDS encoding Rieske (2Fe-2S) protein, coding for MTCSRRLFLLGTATTFAGAFLAACGEPPSEEVAKTAVPVGSAVILDRFIIAQPNPGEYVAYSAVCPHQQQKITVVDGENVRCTAHGSVFNTASGEVVSGPSLNPLTTAALEETGDQLVVSNPEG
- a CDS encoding NADH:flavin oxidoreductase/NADH oxidase encodes the protein MNLGEQIQLRDLKIRNRIWLPPMCQYQARNRDGMPGMWHAVHYGARAAGGFGLIIAEASGVVPEGRISPFCTGIWSAEHARGWAPIVEFAHQMGAAMGIQLNHAGRKASTYPMLPDNSGRGTIPVAVGGWETVGPSAIAADRQAAPRAMTLEEVRAVPGQFADAARDAVDAGFDCVEIHGAHGYLLHQFLSPMSNQREDEYGGDFAGRTRLLLEVVEAVRAAIPEGMPLLVRLSATDWVEPEGWRTEDSERLAPLLREAGVDLIDVSTGGNVSADIPVGLGYQVDFARRVREAGGLPTAAVGLLLSATQAQEVLDSGAADAVLIGRAALRNAEWAIDALEELGATEDELPWPESYFRGWKGVQRRA